One genomic region from Phocoena sinus isolate mPhoSin1 chromosome 3, mPhoSin1.pri, whole genome shotgun sequence encodes:
- the POU5F2 gene encoding LOW QUALITY PROTEIN: POU domain, class 5, transcription factor 2 (The sequence of the model RefSeq protein was modified relative to this genomic sequence to represent the inferred CDS: inserted 3 bases in 2 codons), whose product MAGHSPSNFPVPGTGGDRPAGPVPVRVDTPIELSAQAAPGRLMVRPGMCPDPEVWALSPGPPPCEFQDGMMPCRPRVGAGEASAWFPRPSEVAFPGPXQCIPTLALPEDVSAVQKEMEQLAKELRQERMTLGCSQADVGLLMGARFGRALSQTTICRFEAQQLSLTNMWKLRLLLKMWLEQVDMENLLGLCKTETILQQAGKRRWAYRERHIGNSLEKLFLQCQKPTPQQISCIAGQLQLQKDFVQVWFHNWSKMGSRPSNDFPPLAEVGTVRPPLPRGPVCFPLTSGLHFCVPHYGGPYFTPLYXPAPFTDGGTLLCALATTLSLPRLSS is encoded by the exons ATGGCCGGACACAGCCCCTCAAACTTCCCCGTGCCGGGCACTGGTGGGGACAGGCCCGCAGGGCCAGTGCCGGTGCGGGTTGACACTCCAATCGAGTTGAGCGCCCAGGCGGCCCCCGGCAGGCTGATGGTCAGGCCGGGGATGTGCCCAGACCCTGAGGTGTGGGCACTGTCCCCAGGTCCCCCGCCGTGCGAATTCCAGGACGGGATGATGCCTTGCCGGCCCCGGGTCGGAGCTGGCGAGGCGAGCGCTTGGTTCCCAAGACCCTCTGAGGTCGCCTTCCCCGGGC TGCAGTGCATCCCGACGCTGGCGCTGCCAGAAGACGTCTCTGCCGTACAGAAGGAGATGGAGCAGTTGGCCAAGGAGCTGAGGCAGGAGAGGATGACCCTGGGGTGCTCTCAGGCTGACGTGGGGTTGCTCATGGGGGCTCGTTTTGGAAGGGCGCTGAGCCAGACGACCATCTGCCGCTTCGAGGCCCAGCAGTTGAGCCTCACCAACATGTGGAAGCTGCGACTGCTGCTGAAGATGTGGCTGGAGCAAGTGGACATGGAGAACCTTCTGGGCTTATGCAAAACGGAGACGATCCTGCAGCAGGCTGGGAAGCGCAGATGGGCATACAGGGAGAGACACATCGGAAACAGCCTGGAGAAACTCTTCCTGCAGTGTCAGAAGCCCACACCCCAGCAGATCAGCTGCATCGCTGGGCAGCTCCAGCTGCAGAAGGACTTCGTCCAAGTTTGGTTCCATAACTGGAGCAAGATGGGCAGTCGGCCAAGCAATGATTTCCCCCCACTGGCGGAGGTGGGGACTGTCAGACCTCCTCTCCCAAGAGGACCAGTGTGCTTTCCCCTGACATCGGGACTCcatttctgtgtcccccattatGGGGGACCCTACTTTACACCGTTGTA CCCTGCCCCTTTCACTGATGGAGGAACCCTCCTCTGTGCCCTGGCCACCACCCTGAGCCTCCCCAGGCTTTCCAGCTGA